In Phreatobacter stygius, a genomic segment contains:
- a CDS encoding GntR family transcriptional regulator, producing MLKRGHMAREAGQIRGGVQSSRSSPERVSLKQAAYDEIKRLIVTLKLRPGERINEQVISDLIGIGKTPVHQALQMLSAQGFVEIVPRKGIIITPDSLNDALTVLEARIVIETEMARFAAQRADTTVVEALERILSGGRRALDAEDFDAFMRHDRMFHEKIAEAAGNAILLETLGALHARISRIWHLRSWKLDNLQKTQEEHTAVFRALAARNASGAADAMRLHIETLRQNIVDASIAAGDLAFTP from the coding sequence ATGTTGAAGCGAGGTCACATGGCGCGCGAGGCCGGTCAGATCCGCGGCGGAGTGCAGTCGTCGCGGTCCAGCCCGGAGCGCGTCAGTCTCAAGCAGGCGGCCTATGATGAAATCAAGCGCCTGATCGTGACGTTGAAGCTGCGGCCGGGCGAGCGGATCAACGAACAGGTGATCAGCGATCTGATCGGCATCGGCAAGACGCCGGTGCATCAGGCCTTGCAGATGCTGAGCGCCCAGGGCTTCGTCGAGATCGTCCCGCGCAAGGGCATCATCATCACGCCGGATTCGCTCAACGACGCCTTGACGGTGCTCGAGGCGCGCATCGTCATCGAAACCGAAATGGCGCGGTTTGCTGCCCAGCGCGCCGACACCACCGTGGTCGAGGCGCTCGAACGCATTCTTTCCGGCGGCCGCCGCGCGCTCGACGCGGAGGACTTCGACGCGTTCATGCGGCACGACAGGATGTTCCACGAAAAGATCGCCGAGGCGGCGGGCAACGCCATCCTGCTCGAAACGCTTGGTGCCCTGCACGCCCGCATCAGCCGGATCTGGCATTTGCGGTCCTGGAAGCTCGACAATCTCCAGAAGACCCAGGAAGAGCACACCGCGGTGTTCAGGGCCTTGGCGGCGCGCAATGCCTCGGGCGCGGCCGACGCCATGCGGCTTCATATCGAGACGCTGCGCCAGAACATCGTCGATGCCTCGATCGCCGCCGGCGACCTCGCTTTCACGCCGTGA
- a CDS encoding cupin domain-containing protein codes for MTKEMLLQMSQIAPEAWLDFPDYGFRQFFFWKNEATGASIALLDFAAGGGVPIKHAHASNQFMYCLEGAYEYTDSKLLLVPGAFYMNPKDHPHGPTIARQRSLLIEIYDGPHYYERPVFHTDATIGGLLAKDRPAKT; via the coding sequence TTGACCAAGGAAATGCTGCTGCAGATGAGCCAGATCGCGCCCGAAGCCTGGCTCGATTTTCCGGATTACGGCTTTCGCCAGTTCTTCTTCTGGAAGAACGAGGCGACCGGGGCGAGCATCGCGCTGCTCGACTTCGCCGCAGGCGGCGGTGTGCCGATCAAGCACGCGCATGCCTCCAACCAGTTCATGTACTGCCTGGAGGGCGCCTATGAATATACCGACAGCAAATTGCTGCTGGTGCCGGGCGCCTTCTACATGAATCCGAAGGACCATCCGCACGGCCCGACGATCGCCCGCCAACGCAGCCTGCTCATCGAAATCTATGACGGCCCGCATTATTACGAGCGGCCGGTGTTCCACACCGATGCCACCATTGGCGGGCTCCTGGCCAAGGACCGGCCGGCGAAGACCTGA
- a CDS encoding RidA family protein, translated as MSSITRAVSPHVSEPADGLWSNCLVVGGVAYLSGMTARDRQMKAVEGLDEYEQSRIIFTKLQNLVEAAGGRASDIVKLTIFVTDISRRELVWKARQEFFSGNFPACSLVQVAALAEPSIKVEIEGIAHIGAGAG; from the coding sequence ATGTCGTCCATCACCCGCGCCGTCAGCCCGCATGTTTCCGAACCCGCCGATGGCCTCTGGTCCAATTGCCTTGTTGTCGGCGGCGTCGCCTATCTCTCGGGCATGACCGCGCGCGACCGCCAGATGAAGGCCGTCGAGGGCCTCGATGAATATGAGCAGTCCAGGATCATCTTCACCAAGTTGCAAAACCTGGTGGAGGCCGCCGGCGGCCGGGCGAGCGACATCGTGAAGCTGACGATTTTCGTCACCGACATCAGCCGGCGCGAGCTGGTCTGGAAGGCGCGGCAGGAGTTCTTCAGCGGAAATTTTCCCGCCTGCTCGCTGGTCCAGGTAGCAGCCCTTGCGGAGCCTTCGATAAAGGTTGAAATCGAAGGCATTGCCCATATTGGCGCGGGCGCCGGCTGA
- a CDS encoding extracellular solute-binding protein has product MSHDLTRRMLLASGAAAAVSSLAGTAGAQEAKLAVSWYPGLLGANFKRAFLDTFAEKDKVQVTEAWDSPRFTQMQAGRARPNTDVAAFIDVLMPLVARSGLVARLDPAKIPNLAKVDPALLIWDGQAVPAAYGSWGIVYNAKRVTTPLKSWGDLLRADLKGRVSHPNITYNSSVYSLDALARLGGGGLKSPEAGMKAIRQIRTSGPGLWEQESVAVGWLKTEEIWATPYFSGNVLALMQDRDLPELKFVVPEEGAYAVPLNVTKVANSQNPALADRFIDHLLGTEAQAAWIVNGRSRPANRDVPVPRDIADSVPEISRLHRIDWQYFAENRNALVNAWNEIVNR; this is encoded by the coding sequence ATGAGCCATGATCTGACCCGCAGAATGCTTTTGGCGTCGGGCGCCGCGGCGGCGGTCTCGTCGCTGGCCGGCACCGCCGGGGCGCAGGAGGCCAAGCTGGCGGTGAGCTGGTATCCAGGATTGCTCGGCGCCAATTTCAAGCGGGCTTTCCTCGATACCTTTGCCGAGAAGGACAAGGTCCAGGTCACGGAGGCCTGGGACAGCCCGCGCTTCACCCAGATGCAGGCCGGTCGCGCCCGTCCGAATACGGATGTCGCCGCCTTCATCGATGTTCTGATGCCGCTGGTGGCGCGTTCCGGTCTCGTCGCCAGGCTGGATCCGGCCAAGATCCCCAACCTCGCCAAGGTCGATCCGGCGCTGTTGATCTGGGATGGCCAGGCCGTGCCGGCGGCCTATGGCAGTTGGGGCATCGTCTACAACGCCAAGCGGGTGACGACGCCGCTGAAGTCATGGGGCGATCTCCTGCGCGCCGACCTCAAGGGCCGCGTCTCGCATCCCAACATCACCTATAACTCGTCGGTCTATTCCCTCGACGCCCTGGCGCGCCTGGGTGGCGGAGGCCTCAAGTCGCCGGAAGCCGGAATGAAGGCGATCCGTCAGATCCGCACCTCCGGCCCGGGCTTGTGGGAGCAGGAGAGTGTCGCCGTCGGCTGGCTGAAGACCGAAGAGATCTGGGCGACGCCCTATTTCAGCGGCAACGTGCTGGCGCTGATGCAGGACCGCGACCTGCCGGAGCTGAAGTTCGTCGTGCCGGAGGAGGGCGCCTATGCGGTGCCGCTCAACGTCACCAAGGTGGCCAACAGCCAGAACCCGGCGCTCGCCGACCGCTTCATCGATCATCTGCTGGGCACCGAAGCGCAGGCCGCCTGGATCGTCAACGGCCGTAGCCGGCCGGCCAATCGGGACGTTCCGGTGCCCCGCGACATCGCCGATTCGGTGCCGGAAATATCCAGGCTGCACCGCATCGACTGGCAATATTTCGCCGAGAACCGCAACGCGCTGGTGAATGCCTGGAACGAGATCGTCAACCGCTGA